ACTCAGCAGTGTTTGTGAAGGATTCTGGAGGAAGTTAATGTTGGTTTTATAATCAGGCGCGGAGCGACAGCTCAGACGGAAGACACGTTACTGTCGCGCTCGGCTATTGTAAATGGCCAGGAAGGCATTTGCTACACCTGCTTGTATTGATGCAGCGGAAAGCACACGAGTGCAGTGTTAATTTGAGCGTAAACTGCGCACAAGTGTTTTTGCGCACTTGCCAAAAGCGCACCGCTCGCTGACGCGTGACAGCTATTTTTTGACCAACGTTTTTATTTGATTCTCAGGCGGCGGGGACTTTCTCTGGGTTCTTGGCTGCGTTTTGTCGTCTGTTGTCATACATTCATTGTTGAATGCCATTGCGGAAGTGAGAGGCTTTTCGACACGACGCAAAGCTCCGTGTGTGCGGACATCTAGTGGCCAAACAGGAGAAAGCCGTCCTGTGGACATGTACGGAGCTTCAGGAATCCCCGAGCTCATCCCTCCCAGCGGGCCACCCCGGCAGCCCGGTCCGGCTGGACAGTACAACCCGGGGCACCCACAGGTCAGCGGCCACGGCGGCGGGCCCAACCCTCAGAGACTCGGGCAGAGGGCGCCCAAACTGGGCCAAATCGGCCGGTCAAAGAAAGGTGTGGATGTCACTTTTTAGACCAACCTTTATCCCAGTGAATCCAGTGAATTGTATACATGACACGTGACAGAGTGATGACGTCACTCTCCAGTGGCGTGCCTATACGTTGTCGGGGTCAGAGTGGAAAAAAGAGCCACCTCATTATTAATTGGGGGGTGGCATGACATGACATATAACCACATATAGAATAACAATGTGTCATAGGTCTCGTCTAcaagtttatttaaatttactCTGTAAAACAGAGATTCAGAGAAATTAGAACGCAAATGCTATTCTTCAATTCTATTGCTGCAAGTTAAAATAGTGCACTGTAAACAGCATAAGGGGCATTATATGCACttgggaaagaaaataaatgactggaACACACTGAAATGAATGAGAATGCCCACACCTCCCATTATGCATTGATGTATTTGGCAAATTCAGCTTTTGTAGTGCTACAATGATGAACTGACCATTTCTGGAGGAAGAACCCATTTTTTTGGAACAACATTGATATTTTAGGATACCTGATAGTCTCGACCTATATGTGGCTAAGGCTTTGCTCAAGTAGACGTTGTTTCGtgtaaacatttacataaactGCTGTTTCTGATAGGcagtgtgtttgaaaatgatatTCAAATATCCCAAGTAGTCGTTTGTTTCCTCAGATGTCACTTAAAATGTTTGCAAGATACATATAAAGCTTAAAGTCAACTTctacataaatgtgtttaatcttCATTTTGACAGTGTCTAATGTTTGAAACTGTTCATTTGCAAATTCCTCACCATTGTCCGTTCCCTCTCTCTCGCAGTGGACTTGGACGATGAAGACCTGGACGACATCATGAACAACAACGGGCAGTGTCCTGTTTCCCTTTCTCCCATCTCCTAAACTTCACCATGAAGTGCCAAATGAAAAAGGTTAAATATGAAATCCCCTGGGAAGGCCAAACCTCAGTCAGTGATCTTGACCTTGATCCTGTCAAGTGTCCTACTGAAGTGTCCGATGGCTCAACGCGGCATAAAACCGGCTCATTTAGTGCCAGCTGAAGCCGAGTCTTTGATTGTAcataatgtttatttaacttaacttttGGTCATACTGTGAATTAATTGTACCACATCGGCCCCCCCTCCCCACTTTGCACCTCAGTGGGTGGCAGATTATGAGGACTGGAGAAGGGTTTGGATAAAGAATGTCTATATTTTTTCAGAGCGTCTTAATAAGGGCTATATTTCTAAAGTTGCACTGAGCAAAGGGTCAGATGTAAATCAGCCTCTCGCTGCCTGTTCACTGGTGAAggtttctgatttttctgtgCAATGGTTGTGAGAGGGAACATACGCCTGTTAATGTGTATCACACAGGTAAAACATTAAGCTTTGGTTGTGCAATGACTATCATTCTCTACTCTCACAGTGATGCAAGTGATGTACTATTTTCCAGTGGATGAAAGCTTGCTAtttatagaagaagaagaagaaaaaaaaatgactgcagctaattattttttttttattttttttcagaacttgagatgtgtgtgttgtcatggcTTCTACATGGTTTTTACTTGTTTGTGAATGGATATTGCTTCTGTCATCTGTAACTGagatttattgtgtttccaaATAGTGCACTTTGTGGGAATGCCTGTTATGTGCAGTGACATGTTACAGAATTCTATGCATGGAGTCTGTTCAAAAGCATCAGGACATGTAACTGGTATATCCTGTTATTAAGGGCTACTGCGTGTAGTAGTATTTCAGACCACGCCACCGGTTTTCTCTTTAGATCATGCTGAGTCAGCTTGGGCTCATTGTTTGCTTGGGCTGCAGACTCAGCAGTAAagtatcacaacacaacaacagcacatttctggaggttgtgtttgttttcaatggCATGTTGATCAAAAGGACAGGTGTCAACGTTTGCGGTGGGGCGGGTGGGGGGCTGGGTAGAAATGCCAAAGGATATTTGATGCTGAATCAGATTGACACAACACATGTTTGTGAGCTACAGGCGCATAGCGTCAGTGTGTCTTTAAGGTGTAGACTGACCACTAAAATATAATGTCTGCCTTTACAATTACAGTATGAGACGATGAAAACAAGCAGCCTATGATTTGCTCTTATTGCTGAGACAATcctaacagttttttttttttttttggtggtttAAAGATTTGCTGTGGACTTTGGAATGACATCATGTCATCTCTgcaatgtcattttaaagatTTGTTACTTATCTGTGAAATTGGGAACTGGTTCACTCCGCATCATGAAAGCACACCATCTCACAGCTCATTCTCGGACTCGGATCATTGTTTTGATCCCGTTCTCATTTGCATGAAAGTGGTCAACTTTTTTGTAATATGCATCTcgagaaataaaagaagaatctTTGTGCAGCCTCAGTGAATGCAGTTTAATTTGctggattgaaaaaaaaaacctaactcATTTGACTCCATTATAGTAAACACTCCCGTACTGCATGTAGGGTAACAAAATCAGACTTTTTCTGCATTTTGCGCAGTAAAAATTCAGAAACTTATTTTGTCTTTTGCGCTacgtatttgtttttatctataagttgtgtataaatatataaggGTGCATTAATGAGAAACTCGTCACCTTCATATGGACATGAAAACAACCCTGTACAAGTCAAACTCCAGTACAAGTAAAGGTCACACGTTAGACCCATTTAGCAAGAAGCAAACTACTAAAATTGTGAAGAGGGCCTCTCCCATCTTAAGTTAATGTACATCACTGCTAATATGCTAGCATATGCTGTTTGGTCAAGCTCTATTTCAACAAATCTGCTGTATAATGACCTGTTATATTATGACCACACCATTGACATTGTTGCAGTGTCTTTATTACTGTTGTGCATGTTAAACATTTTCCTTCAGTTTATTATACCAGTATGTGCTAAAATAAGCCATGTGTataaaattacataaaaacaGCAGATGCTTTTTCGAGCATAACACATCTTATAtctcataaaaaacaaacaaaaagaaaaaccttaaaGAAAGCTACAAATGGCCACATTAAACTAGTATGTGAATCTACACAGGAGCAAAAGGCTATGTTTGACTAAATAAATAGAGGCACTTTATCCTCACAGTGGCTCATATGGAAACTATGAGGGCGATCGTGGCACGGTGACTACATCATGAAATATTTCATTGCTGAGCAGGGTTTGTAACAGACCGGTATGAAGAGGTGTGGAACCTGTCGTTGAACGTCGTAGTAAAAGGCCCGTGTGATTCGCTCACCCTACACAGTGAGTCCTGTGTGTGAAGTCACACCCTGCtcacaacatcacaacatttattttcagaacCACCAACGGCTCGTATAAAACACTGCATTGTCACCCCGACTTGTGTTGTACAAGCCCCCGATTCGTAGCCTAGGCACCAAACTGGGATTGATTACTTTCAATTACACGGCGAACGCTAATAGACGCCATTTCTAACATAGACGTGCAAGTGTTGGCTATAGTAGTATCATTTAGGCTACTATTCATGATGTTGCACCCTGGGGGTTTGTCTATTAAGTCAGGGGATCCAATTATAATGTGTTTGTGAAGCCTTCTTGTAAACAATCGTGGAATGTGTGGACAGAGTGTGAGACATCATTCATGAAATAAGTGAGATTGCAGCTTGATAATCACGGGGGCAATCACAGGCCTGAACACCAAGTACAATAAAAGTCcaatttcattttctctgcatCTGTTTATGACATACATCTTCCCGTAAAGCTTCCCGTGTTACTCCTCTGTGGCGCTGCAGGGAGAACTTTGTCCCATGTTCCAGGCGGTGTTCGTGTTCAGGCGAGACATTCAGACGTACTCCTTGGTGCCGCTTTGAGCACCAGAGCGGGAACTGGCCATGGACGGATATTTGGATACCTGCTTCTTCCTTGGACAGGAAGCAGCCAACATGGCCCCACC
The nucleotide sequence above comes from Solea senegalensis isolate Sse05_10M linkage group LG3, IFAPA_SoseM_1, whole genome shotgun sequence. Encoded proteins:
- the si:dkey-112a7.4 gene encoding uncharacterized protein si:dkey-112a7.4; the encoded protein is MYGASGIPELIPPSGPPRQPGPAGQYNPGHPQVSGHGGGPNPQRLGQRAPKLGQIGRSKKVDLDDEDLDDIMNNNGQCPVSLSPIS